In the Drosophila willistoni isolate 14030-0811.24 chromosome 3R, UCI_dwil_1.1, whole genome shotgun sequence genome, TAGAGGGAGGAGGCAGGTGGCGATTGCGATACAATAATTCTAGATAGGCTTAACCCAAAATACGCATCGCATGGTAGACGATGGAATGACAAACTGGACACATGGCTTCCACGGATACACAGATCTGGTTGGCACATTCCATGCAGAACATATTGTGGCCACAGGGAACGAGCGCTGTAGTGACTTCGCGCTCGTTGCACACGAAGCATTCACGGTGCATCCCTATCAATTTATCAGCTGCACTGTTGGGCTGTAACTGGTTTGCTGTGATTATATTAGACACGGAACGCTGTGCTCCGGACTCCATTGCTTGTTGAGCGATGCGTTGACTCTGGCTAGTGCTGGCTGCATGTTCGCCCAGTCCTAGCAGTGAGTCCGTCGGACTTACTGAAGCCGTCGGTGAGCAATGCGAGTGAGCGGTGGCTGCCGTAGTAGGTGGCAAGTTCCAAATGCTGGGGGAGTCGCCAATTCCTTCGTCGATGTCAATCGAGTCACTTAAATTCTTCCATAAATTCAACAGCTCTGGGGGAGTATTGACGCTATTAGTACTATTGGCGCTATTGTTCGTGCTCTTCGTCGATGCTGTTGAGGAGGCTGATGAGCATGAGCGCGTCAAGATGTTCGCTCCAGATGCGGATGCTGATGCGGATGCCGATGCAGATGCACATGCAGATGTGGGTGGGCAAAACGACAAAGATTTGTTTGCGGAAATGGTGGTTGTGTTGCGATATAAATGATTAGGTTTGGCCGACTGCATATGAATTTCACTGCCAGCGACCGATCCCGGTTTTGCTGTCAGCATCGGAACCATATTCATGTCGGACAAATCAGAATTTGGAAAGCAATTGGTTATAAGGTGTCCTGGTATAGACTTCATCGTCACATTTGCGCAGGTCGTACTGTTAATGCTGCCTAAATCGTCGGTATCTATGCAGTTGACCATACCATTACCGCCCATGCTATTACCGTAAACCTTAAGTGTATTATCTGAATAGTCCACAGACGGTGATATACCATTTTTATAGATGGATGATAGTATGTCTGGATTTAGATCATCGTTCAGGATCTGAGTTAACGAATTGATTGTGTGGAGTGAGGAGAACTCATTCGATTCAAGCGAGTCGTTGCCGTTCTCGCTACCATGGCCTTTATCTCCTCCCGATGATCCGCTACCACTGCCATTTCCAGTTCGTAATGCAATATGTGCCTCGATCTGTTTGCGTGCCTTTTCAACGTTCTCCGGCAAGCCGGTTACCTCGAAAATCGGCTCCTTTTCGCGTGACGGTGTGACTATGTATGTTTGAGTTTCTTGTTGGATGTGTTTGATTGTCGCCCCCTTTGGACCAACAACTAAACCTACAACCCGATAAGGTACACGTACCTGTATGGTGATCTGGCCAGGTAAGCAGGGGGGTCCGGATTGCAAACGAGATACCATCccaccgccgccgctgccgccggCCCCGCTATTCGGTGTACCCATACCGTTTCCGCTTCCTGTTAGTCCTGAGTTATGACCATCAATCGATGGCTTACGCGAGGCTCGTATCAAACTGAAGTGATCCGCTGCTGAAAGTATTTCTCGTTTAGCTTTGTTCACATCTTCCTTTCGTCCTGTCACAACAAAAACCGGCTCTTCGCCGCGAACTGGCGTCTTGATGTAGGTATTTGTTTTGGCTCTGAGCGCTTTAATCTTACATCCTAAgtggaaaaataaaacaaatacaccagattattattattggttaGGGGTAAAATCATGTTTTGAGTGCATCATCCGAATATAAAAGACGTTTAAACTATAATATGAGTGCGATAGCGTACCTTGTCTGCCCACTATTTCGGCCACATGCTCAGAACTCGGCACTGGAACACATTCGGTCATATTTTGAGACTTCTTTGACCTGTCCTCCAATCCAGCGGTGGGTATTAAAAGTCCAGATCCAGACCCCGAAGGCAATGGTAGGTTGTTGGTTTCTCCTCTCGCATAAGGGAGTTGATTAACATTCATCGAGCCAAGCTCAAAATCAGTTGACGCTGCCGCCATGGTCATGGGCAAAGATGGCTGAATATAGCAATTGCGATTCTCATTAAGACCAACCAATGATAGTTCCAGGGCCAACTGTAAAGTCCTGGGATCTTCAGACAGTGGTAACGATGTAATCACTTTAGTGGGCTCAAgcatttgatgatgatgattcaaATTATGAATAGACTCCGCCATATTCATTTCGTTCAGCAACTTTGGAGTAATTTGTGTGGACAACATGGAGTTCGAGGTATCGCTTTTTATTGCAGGACTACTATCACCAACAATATCAATATGATTCGAGACTTTTGACTTGCCAACTAGCTCTGCATGAGAAAGCGAGAGACCAAAGCTATCCCCAATTACAATACCACTTTCACACGAGGAGGAACTTGTActcgatgacgatgatgatgccaGCGAAGATGATATAGCAATTGCAGCTGATCCAGAGCTTGAACCAGAAGCTGAACTCACCCCACTGACTCCTTTGGACTCCGTGCTTATTATGTGTGATCCAGACATgtcattatatttttaatgcaAAACTAAAACTTTTGATATCACTCTTTGGGTGCCACTCCTCCATTTACGAATATGTATTACCATGCAATAATCGTGTGGCCACGATTACCAAAAAACATATTCTCGATGAAATGTTTCCAGGATTTCTATGCTCTCTTCGTGTGGTAATGTCTCTTCTCACCACATTGTTGGCGTTCCTGATATTGCTCCTTCGTGTGTGAATGACTTCTGCAATATACaataccaaaagaaaaaaaagaaaaagaaccGAAACCAAGAGGAATGCATTTGGATTTGGTATACACACACGCATGTGAATGGGAGtgaattatatgtatgtatgtatatatatatatatatatatatatgcctgcatgtgtacatatttatttttgtatagGTATGcagcatatacatatgtacatacatacggCTCTGGGTGCAATGAAGTGATGAGGTGCTGGTGCTCAAATACTTACATTAAGGGgctacaaaaatataaaaaacccAATGCCAATGCCATTAATTGTTGCCTTTTTGTTAACACAATTTCTTGGAAATCAAATGAATATTTGtttctaatatattattttcCGTCTTCCTGGTCGGACCTAGCCGCGTCTCGCCTGCGCCTGGATTTCTCTCCTCGTAGCAACCCCTAACTTACTACTAACTTGTGTCACTCACCCCTTGTAACTTCCACTtctgtctcactctctctctctctctctctctccgtctatcgctctctcactctttaCTTCTCTCCCAAAACCCAACGAACAACCCCCACCCACGGTCCACCCCCGCACAACATCATAATATAGAGGCTGGGTTGAGATACATTTGTATCTATGTGAAACGAGTTACACCcatacaaattttttgttaGCTGTTCAATCACTTATAAAACAGATAGTTGGATTTAAATGCCATTAATATCTATATTTGTCGTTAATGCAGAGAATCACATCACGCTTGCTCGAGCCGCAAACTAATATGATGCATCTGATGaaaaattatgtatgtatgtacatatatatgtacaccaTAGGTACACATTCCGGCAGTAGCGGCACGCCTACACATTGCCAGGacgaaaaaaactaaataacgGAAATTGTGTAGGGGTGTGTATACAAACTGCACTTTGGAGTCAGGACGCACAGGTCTTGATGCGAATATCCGTTCTAATTAAACATCACCGTACAGtaaataaactttaaaaaccaatttacTTTTACCGGCTTCCGAATTCGCCAAGCCGTTAAAAATTGCCTTCAAATTTTGCCCTTCGCCTTAAAAAATTGGCCATTCGCCTTCAAAAATTGAGCATTCGCCTTAAAAAATTATCGATAATATCGATATTTTCATCGATAATTTATTGCTTCATGGCGCCAAGAAAAGTGTAAATTATTGTAAACTATCGATAATAGACGAGCTGCtctaaaagcaaaaaaacctaaatatttgaatatttattaacaaaatccAGTGGCTGCTGgacaattaattattatttgcatttgttttttacCAAAACCATGAAACCATGttccttttcttttaactaagtcatttaatttggtttataagcccaaaattaaaaaaaaaacggttgaAAAACGGTaacattttcaaatttgtaACGGCCTCTAGGtacttttctttcctttttttgttgtctcatGATGAGGATAGTAACTAAAAATTACAGAAAGTAACAAGAAATGTATCATAAAACCCAAAATTGCAATTTATCAGTAGGTATAGGAATTGGGGGCGGGCGATGAGTGATTcttgtttacttattttgtttgtatatttgtttgtatttattaTGGCGTGATTAATAGTAACAAAATAAAGAAGCAAAGTTCAAATGTGTCGAAACAcagttaaattttattttaattaactaTATATAATGAGCTTaattaataaaactaattcaactaattctctccctctcactccctctctctctcattattcgtttcctctttgttctgtATTCGTattcctctttgttctgtATTCGTattcctctttgttctgtattcgtattcttttttgttactcAGTTTCTCCAGGCCTCGAATGCAGTTCTGGAAAACGCAACAATATTAATGTTGGAAAATTtgtaataataacaataataatctTTGACAAGgacttttgcatttttgtaGGTGTACGTAAGTAATTTCCAATTTACATGGAGTTACAAGAACATGAGGGAGAGAGTAGTTGTGAGTAGAAGGACAACTAATGTTTAAGGATTACAATTCATTAcgatttctatattttttcaCAGACATATGGCGATTGTGAGCATTGAAGGGTAGTGCCTTTTGGCGGTTCCACATGCAAGTCAACACCCCAACTCAAGGGTGGCAAACATGGATCAAAACTGAAAGATTCCGGCAAGGATACTATTGATCCGCCACCCAAAAACTATCCCCCTGCCGAGGTGAATTAGGTTGGTGGGCAGCAACGATGATGCTAAAGATGGCAAGGACAGCAATAACAAGGACGGCAAGGACACCAACGTTAATTCCTTTTTAGGTGTCTATACGGATGTTACCAAATTTCCATATACTGGGTGCCCAACATCCACCTAATCTCTTTGGGCAGTTTAAGTGGAGGTACTCGGCGTTTATGATTATTCAGATAAATCCATAGGATTGCGAGCCGTTGAACCAATTACAGATGGTGATCGTAACTATAAAAAACGATTCCAGGCCATTCTCCAGCCACTCTCGCGTTGTACCACGAATGTTCCAAAATACATTATCCTTGCTGTCACGTCAGATGATCCAACAGTTTCTCGACGAACTGGTGTGGTGAGAATCTTTTGGCACATACGCATTACAGGcatttaaaaacattataaTACATATAGCCGAGCAGACCAGATTGACCAGCAATGAGACCATTACCCAAAGGTTCTATCAGGTCAGTGAAGATACTTATTTTGCTTCATTTTGGACTTATTAAtctttgtatgtatatttttctaGGTGGCCACCAATCCCTTCAAGGATTGAAGTATTTTAAGGGCCATGTACAAGGAGACACCGGCCAATGCTGCACCCAAACGGCTTAAGAAACGTTAGTAATTAGTCAGCCGAGAATCCTCTAACCTCTTATCCCTGTTTATACTTTTAAGATTGTAATGAGAATGACTTATTTTTTTAACTAGTTAATTTGCCAGCATTATTTAactccaaaaagaaaaaccaaaaacaaacaaacgattcaaaaaaaaaaattttttcacttAGATTAGTTTTGTGTACATATAAAATATCAgcttaaaataatttatcCTAATTAGCTATCTAATTTTGTGAGTAAACTTGTTTTAAATAGTACCAACAAACAGAAACCCAcactaaaaataattttacaaaaaaaaaagagaaatttagaaaaaatatatatatatttacattatcaaagaaaagttttgattttttatttgtttcttgaAGTGATCAAACGCACATGGCATGATattacatatccatacatagatgtataaatatatattatttcgGTTTTGTTAGCCAAAATTAAACGTTAAGGAATTTATTTAAAGGTTCCTctacagttttttttctttcaccgaatttatttttttgtgtctaatattgttcttaaaaacattaaagtattcttttttttcactcGAATATTCAACTCACTAATATACCAACAAATTGAGTCTCAGTAATTTGGCTTGTAAACCAGACCAGACAGGGTTTTATCTT is a window encoding:
- the LOC6651369 gene encoding RNA-binding protein MEX3B isoform X2; translated protein: MSGSHIISTESKGVSGLALELSLVGLNENRNCYIQPSLPMTMAAASTDFELGSMNVNQLPYARGETNNLPLPSGSGSGLLIPTAGLEDRSKKSQNMTECVPVPSSEHVAEIVGRQGCKIKALRAKTNTYIKTPVRGEEPVFVVTGRKEDVNKAKREILSAADHFSLIRASRKPSIDGHNSGLTGSGNGMGTPNSGAGGSGGGGMVSRLQSGPPCLPGQITIQVRVPYRVVGLVVGPKGATIKHIQQETQTYIVTPSREKEPIFEVTGLPENVEKARKQIEAHIALRTGNGSGSGSSGGDKGHGSENGNDSLESNEFSSLHTINSLTQILNDDLNPDILSSIYKNGISPSVDYSDNTLKVYGNSMGGNGMVNCIDTDDLGSINSTTCANVTMKSIPGHLITNCFPNSDLSDMNMVPMLTAKPGSVAGSEIHMQSAKPNHLYRNTTTISANKSLSFCPPTSACASASASASASASGANILTRSCSSASSTASTKSTNNSANSTNSVNTPPELLNLWKNLSDSIDIDEGIGDSPSIWNLPPTTAATAHSHCSPTASVSPTDSLLGLGEHAASTSQSQRIAQQAMESGAQRSVSNIITANQLQPNSAADKLIGMHRECFVCNEREVTTALVPCGHNMFCMECANQICVSVEAMCPVCHSIVYHAMRILG
- the LOC6651369 gene encoding uncharacterized protein LOC6651369 isoform X3, whose protein sequence is MSGSHIISTESKGVSGVSSASGSSSGSAAIAISSSLASSSSSSTSSSSCESGIVIGDSFGLSLSHAELVGKSKVSNHIDIVGDSSPAIKSDTSNSMLSTQITPKLLNEMNMAESIHNLNHHHQMLEPTKVITSLPLSEDPRTLQLALELSLVGLNENRNCYIQPSLPMTMAAASTDFELGSMNVNQLPYARGETNNLPLPSGSGSGLLIPTAGLEDRSKKSQNMTECVPVPSSEHVAEIVGRQGCKIKALRAKTNTYIKTPVRGEEPVFVVTGRKEDVNKAKREILSAADHFSLIRASRKPSIDGHNSGLTGSGNGMGTPNSGAGGSGGGGMVSRLQSGPPCLPGQITIQSC
- the LOC6651369 gene encoding RNA-binding protein MEX3B isoform X1, translated to MSGSHIISTESKGVSGVSSASGSSSGSAAIAISSSLASSSSSSTSSSSCESGIVIGDSFGLSLSHAELVGKSKVSNHIDIVGDSSPAIKSDTSNSMLSTQITPKLLNEMNMAESIHNLNHHHQMLEPTKVITSLPLSEDPRTLQLALELSLVGLNENRNCYIQPSLPMTMAAASTDFELGSMNVNQLPYARGETNNLPLPSGSGSGLLIPTAGLEDRSKKSQNMTECVPVPSSEHVAEIVGRQGCKIKALRAKTNTYIKTPVRGEEPVFVVTGRKEDVNKAKREILSAADHFSLIRASRKPSIDGHNSGLTGSGNGMGTPNSGAGGSGGGGMVSRLQSGPPCLPGQITIQVRVPYRVVGLVVGPKGATIKHIQQETQTYIVTPSREKEPIFEVTGLPENVEKARKQIEAHIALRTGNGSGSGSSGGDKGHGSENGNDSLESNEFSSLHTINSLTQILNDDLNPDILSSIYKNGISPSVDYSDNTLKVYGNSMGGNGMVNCIDTDDLGSINSTTCANVTMKSIPGHLITNCFPNSDLSDMNMVPMLTAKPGSVAGSEIHMQSAKPNHLYRNTTTISANKSLSFCPPTSACASASASASASASGANILTRSCSSASSTASTKSTNNSANSTNSVNTPPELLNLWKNLSDSIDIDEGIGDSPSIWNLPPTTAATAHSHCSPTASVSPTDSLLGLGEHAASTSQSQRIAQQAMESGAQRSVSNIITANQLQPNSAADKLIGMHRECFVCNEREVTTALVPCGHNMFCMECANQICVSVEAMCPVCHSIVYHAMRILG